In Scatophagus argus isolate fScaArg1 chromosome 5, fScaArg1.pri, whole genome shotgun sequence, a genomic segment contains:
- the zmp:0000000529 gene encoding WD repeat-containing protein 20, which yields MAGDGGTLKDINEIKSQFRTREGFYKLLTLSDSQQRGGLPRGPSAGATLGPGAGPGPIPGGGVGLLQGPGAAAAAAAAAAAAASSTSNAAANSSPAGFLPPVRVSMVKLQPEDPSEESERVCFNIGRELYFYTYTNIKKAVDLSKPIDKRIYKGTQPTCHDFNQYSATAESVALIVGFSAGQVQYLDPIKKETSKLFNEERLIDKSKVTCLKWLPKSENLFLASHASGHLYLYNVDHPCGTTAPQYSLLRQGEGFAVYACKTKTPRNPLLRWAVGEGGLNEFAFSPDGVHVACVGQDGCLRVFHFDSMELQGVMKSYFGGLLCVSWSPDGKYLATGGEDDLVTVWSFAESRVVARGHGHKSWVNVVAFDPFTTSLEDDEPMELSGSEEDLHQGAPNNSMHFGRVRTSSTLSRLSRHSSKGGGSAAVTYRFGSVGQDTQFCLWDLTDDVLYPRLPLSRAFTNTFGPSLSNSGSGGVNSTSGGGGTGGVEGHHHPPNTNTGNPPTLPLPLPRSLSRSNSLPHPAVANASKGQGTSEGGGGGGGGGGSSSGGNSTPFSIGRFATLSLQERKSDKSGCSGGVEKEHKRYHSLGNISKSNDKINVAPRSNRLDAAKVLGTTLCPRMHEVPLLEPLVCKKIAHERLTVLVFMDDCIITACQEGLICTWARPGKANLTAQNGNSPSGTVV from the exons ATGGCCGGAGATGGCGGCACTCTGAAGGATATCAATGAGATTAAATCCCAGTTCCGGACCAGAGAGGGCTTCTACAAGCTGCTCACCCTCTCGGACTCGCAGCAGCGGGGCGGGCTGCCGCGGGGTCCGTCCGCAGGAGCCACGCTGGGCCCAGGGGCTGGACCCGGTCCGATACCGGGCGGTGGGGTCGGGCTGCTGCAGGGGCCCGGGgctgccgccgccgctgccgccgctGCAGCCGCCGCCGCATCCTCCACCTCCAATGCAGCAGCCAACTCCTCTCCGGCGGGCTTCCTGCCGCCGGTCCGGGTCTCTATGGTCAAGCTGCAGCCCGAAGACCCGAGCGAGGAGTCGGAGCGGGTGTGCTTCAACATCGGCAGGGAGCTTTATTTCTACACGTACACGAACATCAAGAAG GCTGTGGACCTCAGTAAGCCGATAGACAAGAGAATCTACAAAGGGACTCAGCCCACGTGCCACGACTTCAACCAGTACTCGGCCACCGCAGAGAGTGTAGCTCTCATTGTGGGTTTCTCAGCCGGGCAGGTCCAGTATCTCGACCCCATCAAGAAGGAGACGAGTAAACTCTTCAACGAGGAG AGGTTGATAGACAAATCCAAGGTGACGTGTCTAAAATGGCTTCCCAAGTCAGAGAACCTGTTCCTGGCCTCCCACGCCAGCGGCCACCTCTACCTCTACAACGTGGACCACCCGTGTGGCACCACGGCCCCGCAGTACTCCCTCCTGCGGCAGGGCGAAGGCTTCGCCGTCTACGCCTGCAAAACCAAGACGCCGCGCAACCCGTTGTTGCGATGGGCCGTGGGCGAGGGAGGCCTCAATGAGTTTGCTTTCTCCCCGGATGGCGTGCATGTGGCGTGCGTGGGCCAGGACGGCTGCCTGCGTGTCTTCCACTTTGACTCGATGGAACTGCAGGGGGTGATGAAGAGCTACTTCGGcgggctgctgtgtgtgtcgtGGAGCCCCGATGGGAAGTATCTCGCCACAGGCGGAGAGGATGACCTGGTTACTGTCTGGTCATTTGCAGAAAGCCGTGTGGTTGCGAGAGGGCACGGCCACAAGTCCTGGGTCAATGTGGTGGCCTTTGACCCTTTCACGACTTCCCTTGAAGACGATGAGCCTATGGAGCTCAGCGGCAGCGAGGAGGACCTCCACCAGGGGGCACCAAATAACTCCATGCACTTCGGCCGGGTCCGAACGAGCAGCACGTTGTCACGTCTTTCTCGGCACAGCTCTAAAGGTGGCGGCTCGGCGGCAGTCACGTACCGGTTTGGCTCAGTCGGGCAGGACACCCAGTTCTGCCTGTGGGACTTGACGGATGACGTGTTATACCCGCGCCTGCCGCTGTCCCGTGCCTTTACTAACACTTTTGGACCCTCGCTGTCCAACTCTGGCAGCGGTGGGGTCAACAGTACTTCAGGTGGGGGAGGAACTGGAGGGGTTGAGGGACACCATCACCCGCCCAACACTAACACCGGCAACCCACCCACACTCCCCTTACCGCTCCCTCGCTCCCTTTCCCGCTCCAACTCTCTGCCCCACCCTGCCGTGGCCAACGCCTCCAAAGGCCAGGGCACCTCGGAGGGcggagggggaggtggaggagggggaggtaGCAGCAGCGGGGGAAACAGCACCCCTTTCAGCATCGGCCGCTTCGCCACATTGTCACTCCAGGAGCGCAAGTCGGACAAGTCTGGTTGCAGCGGCGGGGTGGAGAAGGAGCACAAGAGGTACCACAGCCTGGGCAACATCAGCAAAAGCAACGATAAGATCAACGTGGCGCCGAGGAGCAACCGGCTGGACGCCGCCAAGGTCCTGGGCACCACGCTGTGCCCACGCATGCATGAAGTGCCGCTGCTGGAACCGCTGGTGTGCAAGAAGATTGCACACGAGAGGCTGACGGTCCTGGTGTTCATGGACGACTGCATCATCACAGCCTGCCAGGAGGGGCTCATCTGCACCTGGGCACGGCCGGGGAAGGCG AACTTGACAGCACAGAACGGGAACTCTCCGAGCGGCACGGTGGTATAG